ATTAGAATGCCAATATCTTCTTTTTCTGGTTCCTAAATTATGGGACGCTGTTTTTAAGACTTCACTGACTTCAGCTGTTACCAAtggaataatattttcaataattcacAACGAGATTTTACTTTCGACATTTAAATAGCAACCAATAAGGTCTAGTTATTATCTGAATctaaataatgattttcgacACACTATTTAGCCCCAATAATTATCTAGCAATTACTTGGTcaacaaattttgttaatattttatgaaattgaaatgtaaTTAGTTAGTTCTATTCAAAATTTGCTGGCACAATGACGAAGAAATGTTTTGCGACTCGGTTTCTCAAGCTCTTAACGGTTTCTCTTCTTATATCGGTTAGCGAAAGAGGCTCTTGAAACTTGTGAAaccacaaaatttataaatctttatttttcagCACTCCGTTGGTCTACTCGTTGTAAAAACCACTAAAGTTGAGTGCTTTGGCACAGACACTTATGTGCAAAATATCAGCTGTAAATTGAAACCGGTGAACCGTGATAAATCTACGCTGCATATGGACACGGACGTGGTTAACTCACTGAAAAATCTAACTGTATCTAACCCACCACGATATctcctaaaaaaatatttaatcaacgAAACTATATTTTCAGATTCACTCGCAATTATTCAAAAAGAATGACGCTAATCAGTTCCAGCCCTTCATTGTCAACGTCAAGGGTAATCTATGCGCCATTATGGATAACAAAATAAGCTCACATTACATATCAATCATTAAAAGAATTCTAAAATCGAACACTAATGTAATTCATAAATGTCCCTACGTGGTGAGTACTAGATTGATAGTTATTACATAAACAGTTATTCGATATGAATGTAAAAGTTTTCTTTCCGTAGGGTCACTTAAAGGCGAGCGACTTGTATTTTGATTCGAAATTCCTTCCAGTCATCCCACCCACGGGCATATACAAAGTGATCTCAATTTTTAATGACGGCAAGTCAGGCGATTTTGTCGGAAAGGTTATTTTCCAAGCAGAAGTTCGAGAAGCGCAGGCTAAGAGGGTTTAATTACCGATTCTTGAATGTTACAGCTGATATTTTACGTATTAGCAATATATGCACCGAATAAAGAATTATAATTATGCGTATTACAAAGCCATTGGCtcttaatttgtttaataatattcCCAAGGTGTAGATGATATATAatggtgaaaatatttaaaattgtttaatggtcaattttaattaaattaaaaaatattggagttttatttaaaattgtttggaaaAATTGTTGACAGCTTACATTCGAGATAACAAATTATCCCTATTGAAATAAACCAGTggacaattttcattttttcattgaaatctgtcgagtagttcttgagatatggtttttgacccataagtgtgcgacgccacgcccattttccattttgtaaaaaaatctcaatgcagcttccttctgccatttcttatgtaaaatttggtgtttctgacgtttctcgttagtgagttaacgcacttttagtaattttcaacctaacctttgtatgggaggtgggcgtggttattatccgatttattttatttttggactgtataagaaaatggctaaaataaacgactacagaaagtttggtttatatagttttattgggttgcgagttatatacacttttccaaaaaaattacatccaaatgtgcccctccctaatgggattctatgttccaaatttcattttcacaactttatttatggcttagttatgacactgtataggttttcggtttccgccattttgtgggcgtggcagtggaccgattcagcctcatcagggtgccaaggaacatgtgttccaagtttcattaagatatcttaatttttactcaagttattgcttgcacggactgacggacggacagacatccggatttcaaatccactcgtcatcctgatcatttttttatatgtaaccccatatctaactcttatatttcttggtgacacaaacaaccgttatgtgaacaaaactataatacactgtacaacaggttgcgagagtataaaaaaggttGACACTATCTAGTACAGCTTTacatccgccgttttccaatagatgtctctagggtcaagcactggtcgattaaatccgatttttttatatctatcttcgacatttgtgtcaacattaacccaacaaaatttggtagagatctgtttgcatcccaaacttattctcaactgcaAATGCCACTTTTTgtgccgaattctcgacattttcgggaaattttgcttttcttttttactttggAAGACCATAGAATGATTCTCATTCTGTTTCTTTTATAAATGAGACCAtgtgtttttactttttaaaatttgaatagcGATCAatagaataatattttcaacaaatcacaaCTAGATAGCGTTTCCTACATCTGCCAGTGAACTCTGCTAAGTTATTAACTGTATCTAAATACAAATCTAATGATTTTCGTCTGTTAGCCCCACtaattatttaacaattaataaatattgacaaacatgttttgttaattttttataaaatgtaattttaattgtttagttCAACGCAAATGTTGGTAGGACAATGTCGAAAATGTTTACGATTTGTTTACTGAAATTCTTAACGGTTTCTCTACTCATATCGGTTAGTGAAAGAAACACGCAaattctaatattataaagtattAAAACCATTTAATTCTTAGCACTCCGTTGGTCTGCTTATCGTTAAAACCACAACTGTTGAATGCTTTGGCACAAGCTCCTTTGTGCAAAATATCAGCTGTAAATTGAAACCGGTGAACCGTGATAAATCAGCTCTGTATATGGACGCGGACGTGGTTCACCCACTTAAAAATCTAACTGTAAATTCGCAATGATATCTTCTACTAAAATACTTAACAAACCGTGTTTTCAGATACACTTGCAATTATTCAAAAAGAACGACGTTAATCAGTTCCAGCCCTTCATTGTCAACATCAAGGGTAATCTATGCGCCATTATGGATAACAAAATAAG
This portion of the Zeugodacus cucurbitae isolate PBARC_wt_2022May chromosome 3, idZeuCucr1.2, whole genome shotgun sequence genome encodes:
- the LOC114803673 gene encoding uncharacterized protein LOC114803673 yields the protein MDTDVVNSLKNLTIHSQLFKKNDANQFQPFIVNVKGNLCAIMDNKISSHYISIIKRILKSNTNVIHKCPYVGHLKASDLYFDSKFLPVIPPTGIYKVISIFNDGKSGDFVGKVIFQAEVREAQAKRV